In Calothrix sp. PCC 7507, one DNA window encodes the following:
- a CDS encoding Ycf66 family protein: protein MLAYILALAVGIGSLAIYLAAFFFPEIHRKNDFIWSGIGLFYALVLWVFAPRITGGLLLGHIASVALLWWFGWQTLSLRRQVTPQTQQTQVPSPELVKTSIQQQVNKLSLQQRLAQLQQSVSSTFSGVKDKVQQAGGKKTPTTLKPEDITSVLTEEPAVEIIDNTTPVTEEPAVTTNTASTIESPLAAIPPNPPPAELVEAAQADAAVQDKTPIPVEEIAPDAVLAPPAEAPPEQIPPNN, encoded by the coding sequence ATGTTGGCATATATCCTAGCTTTGGCAGTGGGTATTGGTAGTTTAGCCATTTACTTAGCAGCTTTCTTTTTCCCAGAAATCCATCGTAAGAATGACTTTATCTGGAGTGGTATAGGGTTATTTTATGCTTTAGTCTTATGGGTATTTGCACCACGCATTACTGGAGGTCTTTTGCTGGGTCATATAGCTAGTGTCGCTCTTTTGTGGTGGTTTGGTTGGCAAACTCTTTCATTACGCCGACAAGTAACCCCACAGACACAACAAACCCAAGTACCTAGTCCCGAGTTAGTGAAGACTTCGATTCAGCAGCAGGTAAATAAGTTGTCTCTCCAGCAACGGCTGGCCCAGTTGCAACAAAGTGTTAGTAGCACCTTCAGTGGCGTGAAAGACAAGGTGCAACAGGCTGGGGGTAAAAAGACACCAACAACCCTTAAACCTGAAGATATTACCTCCGTGCTGACGGAGGAGCCTGCTGTTGAGATTATCGATAACACTACTCCCGTAACAGAAGAACCAGCTGTTACTACCAACACCGCATCAACAATCGAGAGTCCACTAGCCGCAATTCCACCAAATCCCCCACCGGCTGAATTAGTGGAAGCAGCGCAAGCAGATGCTGCGGTTCAGGATAAAACACCGATTCCTGTTGAGGAAATTGCACCGGATGCGGTACTTGCTCCCCCAGCGGAAGCACCACCGGAACAGATACCGCCGAATAATTAG
- a CDS encoding lipopolysaccharide assembly protein LapB, with translation MLRRLSIILTAAILWQFNSSLTLAQSQKPSQADKYPPTPLEIVVPDPLLPPLINKQQLSPDELQTLEVELDKLSETAEAKLQAGDKLAAFDIWNRELRLRRFLGSLAEVQALSRVGAIASNENDRQEIFYITQRLQAIQKQVVSSKNADLEVLRSLGEAYQKVRSPQLALDAYNQVLAIVRQQQDADAEVSTLKKIGELHLSWFDYPKAAASYQELLGLAAAKSDRLLQVSYLQQLAYIYEEGKDYQQSINIQGKLAEIYLSENDQTQLPKLKLAIASNYESLAKENPTLLQEAFKYYQEAYSTAWQLEQYVNASEALQKLITLYRSQGQIDEALQTGQILVETETRAVNFYGIMQAYDQIGQIYLGRKQYPEALTAFQKGLELAQQIKHEEAYFNQQIEKVSKANL, from the coding sequence ATGTTAAGGCGCTTAAGTATAATTCTGACTGCTGCTATACTCTGGCAGTTTAACAGTTCGCTGACGTTGGCACAGAGTCAAAAGCCCAGCCAAGCAGATAAATATCCTCCTACCCCACTAGAAATAGTTGTACCTGATCCGCTGCTACCACCTTTAATCAATAAACAACAGTTATCTCCTGATGAATTACAAACATTGGAGGTAGAACTGGATAAGTTGAGTGAAACTGCTGAGGCTAAACTGCAAGCTGGAGATAAATTAGCTGCGTTTGATATTTGGAATCGGGAACTAAGGTTACGGCGCTTTTTAGGTTCATTAGCTGAGGTGCAGGCACTGTCACGGGTAGGTGCGATCGCCTCTAATGAAAACGATCGCCAGGAGATATTTTATATTACACAGCGATTGCAAGCGATTCAGAAACAGGTAGTATCCTCAAAAAATGCTGATTTAGAAGTATTGCGATCGCTTGGTGAAGCTTATCAAAAAGTGCGATCGCCTCAACTGGCTCTAGACGCTTATAATCAAGTTCTGGCAATAGTCCGACAGCAACAAGATGCAGACGCAGAAGTATCAACCCTCAAGAAAATTGGGGAATTACATCTGAGTTGGTTCGATTACCCCAAAGCTGCTGCTAGTTACCAAGAATTATTGGGTTTAGCTGCTGCCAAAAGCGATCGCCTTTTGCAGGTATCATACCTGCAACAACTAGCTTATATTTATGAAGAAGGCAAAGATTACCAGCAATCTATCAATATCCAGGGTAAGCTAGCAGAGATTTATTTAAGTGAAAATGATCAGACCCAATTACCCAAATTAAAGTTAGCGATCGCCTCCAATTACGAATCACTAGCCAAAGAAAATCCTACTTTACTACAAGAAGCTTTCAAATACTATCAAGAGGCTTACAGCACTGCTTGGCAATTAGAGCAATACGTTAATGCTAGTGAAGCCTTACAGAAGTTAATTACATTGTACCGTTCTCAAGGACAAATCGATGAAGCCTTGCAAACTGGACAAATCCTTGTAGAGACAGAGACACGGGCAGTTAACTTTTACGGAATCATGCAAGCCTACGACCAAATTGGGCAAATTTATCTAGGACGCAAACAATATCCCGAAGCACTAACAGCCTTTCAAAAAGGATTAGAGTTAGCACAACAAATCAAGCATGAAGAAGCATACTTTAATCAGCAGATTGAAAAAGTATCAAAAGCCAATCTGTAA
- a CDS encoding phosphotransferase enzyme family protein, which produces MTEDIKAQATDNLVAIANQFTLQGKATDIQGFGNGNINDTFLVTLDSVDEKHFVLQRINTQVFRQPQLVMQNMRTYTEHVQKRLQNTPLNRRWEVPRVLLTKDNQDCCTDAVGSFWRAISFIEGSQSFETLQDTSRAREVGYALGTFHNLISDLPSENLADTLVGFHITPRYLQHYNEVLAKTRLHTSPDVNYCQQFVSDRQTFAHILEDAKTTGKLPLRLMHGDPKINNVMFDTTTQQAVSVIDLDTVKPGLVHYDIGDCLRSGCNPAGEETQQWEGVYFEPDLCQSILQGYLSVAKAFLTENDYIYIYDAIRLITFELGLRFFADYLAGNVYFKVKYPEHNLTRAIVQFKLTESIESQETRIRTIIQEMK; this is translated from the coding sequence ATGACAGAAGATATTAAAGCACAGGCTACGGACAATCTAGTTGCTATTGCCAATCAATTCACGCTGCAAGGGAAAGCGACAGATATACAAGGTTTTGGCAACGGTAATATAAATGATACTTTCTTGGTAACGTTAGATTCTGTAGACGAAAAGCATTTTGTCTTGCAACGTATTAATACGCAGGTGTTTCGTCAGCCTCAACTCGTCATGCAGAATATGCGTACTTACACAGAGCATGTTCAAAAGCGATTGCAAAATACTCCCCTTAACCGCCGTTGGGAAGTCCCCCGCGTATTATTAACCAAAGATAACCAGGATTGCTGCACAGATGCGGTTGGCTCTTTTTGGCGTGCAATTAGCTTTATTGAAGGCTCCCAGTCCTTTGAGACATTGCAAGATACTTCACGCGCTCGTGAAGTCGGCTATGCTTTGGGTACATTCCACAATCTGATCAGCGACTTACCCTCAGAAAACTTGGCTGACACGTTGGTAGGGTTTCATATTACGCCACGCTACCTGCAACACTACAACGAAGTTTTAGCGAAAACTCGCTTGCACACATCCCCAGACGTTAATTATTGCCAGCAATTTGTGAGCGATCGCCAAACCTTTGCACATATCCTAGAAGATGCCAAAACTACAGGTAAGTTACCTCTGCGGTTAATGCACGGCGATCCTAAAATCAACAATGTCATGTTTGACACCACCACCCAGCAAGCTGTTAGCGTCATCGACCTCGATACTGTTAAACCTGGGTTAGTACATTATGATATTGGCGACTGTTTGCGATCGGGTTGCAATCCTGCGGGAGAGGAAACACAGCAGTGGGAAGGTGTCTACTTTGAGCCTGATCTTTGCCAAAGTATACTCCAAGGTTATCTGTCTGTTGCCAAAGCTTTTCTCACGGAAAATGACTATATCTATATATATGATGCCATTCGTCTGATTACCTTTGAGTTGGGCTTAAGATTTTTTGCCGATTATTTAGCAGGGAATGTCTACTTTAAAGTCAAATATCCAGAACACAACTTAACAAGGGCGATCGTTCAATTTAAACTCACCGAGAGTATAGAATCTCAAGAAACCAGAATTCGTACCATCATTCAGGAAATGAAATAA
- a CDS encoding plasmid replication protein, CyRepA1 family, with product MHLHYLHPQHLEELVKSSGIDLHMVRLNFLSLQGINAYEYLLISELLPRNNTGMVKGGWLQRYAHITEGGWWCSGLDPLNNWQIMEWGCFKPNQPRQNNNGKSIKYEHPPSTPTRVFCLRVPLHIWQQVAQRYHLAMPNNISIAPNGEAVGFWQWVIEQNIPVVICEGVKKAAALLTQGYAAVGIPGITSGYRVIKDEFGKVTRRQLIPDLAMFAMQKRNFYICFDFETKPKTIAAVNNAISQLGFLFQEKNCAVKVIELPGLEKGVDEFIIAQGANNFDKVYRQSVDLEIYLAQTKPHTELTIPAALTVNCPYLGEIPFPTSGLVGVKSAKGTGKTTGLKVVVNQAKTRNQPVLLITHRIQLGRFLCEKIGINWGISQQERDTFNQFPIPRRLSGVETHPPSPIPKSFGLCVDSIWKLNPEDWQGAIIILDEVEQSLWHLLNSNTCKQKRIKILKIFQQLITTVLTTGGLVIAQDADLSDVSLEYLQGLSGIKLTPWVVLNQWQPQRGWDVTFYDSPNPTPLIHQLELDLIAGRKCYVTTDSRTGRYSCETIERYLKERLAKLRRQFPHTLVISSHTTNTPGHAAVDFVAAINQKIIEYDTVFVTPSIGTGISIDVQHFDRVYGIFQGVIPDSEARQALARVRDDVPRVVWCAKRGIGLIGSGSTNYRLLSHWYQENQKDNLALLSPLHKIDVDLPLVYDPIHLRTWAKLSARVNASIRFYRQSLQDGLIADGHQIWTRSNAVHNNIIRDLRLAFFAADPQDLATRKRLILEIVQVKKDWEQSRQKAKEIKRKMRDIKLQNQLAAATAVAKARDIEYIEYDQLLTKHSLTDEERNQIHKYVLRQRYGITVTPLLKLQDEKGYYGQLLTHYYLTHESEYFHVRDQQEWHQQLSWGDGQVFLPDLKTYTLKVEAMRALGMLQFLEQDRKFTVNDADLILLRNLASHNSKHIKRVLGINFVIENERVSIITILSRLLNLLGLKLKRVNDVYQIDPETLYDSREIIFKTWQQRDELMLAHLKNVSGEIRNISLVDYSSQRNSFALQT from the coding sequence ATGCATTTGCACTATTTACACCCCCAACATCTTGAGGAATTAGTCAAGAGCAGTGGCATAGATTTACACATGGTGAGACTGAATTTTCTGTCTCTCCAAGGCATAAATGCTTATGAATATCTGCTGATTTCTGAACTACTTCCCCGGAACAACACCGGAATGGTCAAAGGTGGGTGGTTACAGCGTTACGCCCATATCACTGAAGGCGGTTGGTGGTGTTCTGGACTAGACCCCTTGAATAATTGGCAAATCATGGAATGGGGATGTTTTAAGCCAAACCAACCCCGACAAAATAACAACGGCAAGTCCATCAAATACGAACATCCCCCCAGCACACCAACGCGGGTGTTTTGTCTGCGAGTCCCGCTGCATATTTGGCAGCAAGTCGCCCAGCGTTACCATCTCGCCATGCCCAACAATATCAGCATTGCCCCCAATGGCGAAGCTGTAGGCTTTTGGCAATGGGTGATAGAACAGAACATTCCCGTCGTAATTTGTGAGGGCGTAAAAAAAGCCGCAGCGCTATTAACACAAGGATATGCAGCCGTTGGGATTCCCGGAATTACCAGTGGCTATCGAGTCATCAAAGATGAATTTGGTAAAGTCACCCGTCGTCAGCTAATTCCCGACTTGGCGATGTTCGCTATGCAAAAGCGCAATTTTTATATTTGCTTTGATTTTGAAACTAAACCCAAAACAATAGCCGCAGTTAATAATGCCATTTCCCAACTTGGCTTTTTGTTTCAAGAAAAAAATTGTGCTGTCAAAGTCATTGAACTTCCAGGATTAGAAAAAGGCGTTGATGAGTTTATTATTGCCCAAGGTGCAAATAATTTCGATAAAGTTTATCGGCAAAGTGTTGATTTAGAAATTTACCTTGCCCAAACCAAACCACATACAGAATTAACTATTCCTGCTGCCCTCACCGTCAACTGTCCATATTTAGGAGAAATCCCATTTCCCACCTCCGGCTTAGTTGGAGTCAAATCAGCAAAAGGCACAGGTAAAACTACAGGATTAAAAGTTGTTGTTAATCAAGCAAAAACCAGAAATCAACCAGTTTTATTAATTACACATAGAATCCAGTTAGGGCGGTTTTTATGCGAAAAAATCGGCATTAACTGGGGAATATCTCAACAAGAGAGAGATACTTTTAACCAATTCCCTATTCCCCGTCGGTTGAGCGGAGTCGAAACCCATCCCCCGTCCCCCATTCCCAAATCTTTCGGTTTATGCGTTGATTCAATTTGGAAACTCAACCCAGAAGATTGGCAAGGAGCAATAATAATCCTAGATGAAGTAGAGCAGTCTTTATGGCATCTGCTCAATAGCAATACTTGTAAACAAAAGCGCATCAAAATCTTAAAAATATTTCAACAATTAATCACCACAGTATTAACAACTGGAGGATTAGTCATTGCCCAGGATGCAGATTTATCAGATGTTTCCCTAGAATATTTACAGGGTTTATCCGGCATTAAACTAACGCCTTGGGTGGTTTTAAATCAGTGGCAACCACAGCGAGGCTGGGATGTAACTTTTTATGATTCTCCTAATCCCACGCCGCTAATTCACCAACTAGAATTAGATTTAATTGCCGGACGCAAATGTTACGTCACAACTGATAGCCGCACTGGGCGTTACAGTTGTGAAACTATTGAACGTTACCTCAAAGAACGTTTAGCAAAATTGCGGCGACAATTTCCTCATACCCTAGTGATTAGCAGCCATACTACAAATACACCAGGACACGCCGCAGTGGATTTTGTTGCAGCTATTAATCAAAAAATTATTGAATATGACACAGTTTTTGTCACTCCTAGTATTGGAACAGGAATTAGTATAGATGTTCAACACTTCGACCGAGTTTATGGCATTTTTCAAGGAGTAATTCCAGATTCAGAAGCACGACAGGCACTAGCCAGAGTTAGAGATGATGTGCCGCGTGTCGTCTGGTGTGCCAAGCGGGGTATTGGCTTAATAGGCAGTGGTAGTACAAATTATCGTTTGCTATCGCATTGGTATCAAGAAAACCAAAAAGATAACTTAGCTTTACTCAGTCCTTTACATAAAATAGATGTAGATTTGCCGTTAGTTTATGACCCAATTCACTTGCGAACTTGGGCAAAGTTATCCGCCAGAGTCAATGCTTCCATTCGCTTCTACCGTCAATCTTTACAAGATGGCTTAATTGCTGATGGTCATCAAATTTGGACACGAAGTAATGCTGTTCACAATAACATTATTCGCGACTTAAGACTGGCATTTTTTGCCGCAGATCCCCAGGATTTAGCAACCCGTAAAAGGTTAATTTTGGAAATTGTCCAAGTTAAAAAAGATTGGGAACAAAGCCGCCAAAAAGCCAAAGAAATTAAACGTAAAATGCGAGATATTAAGCTGCAAAATCAATTAGCAGCAGCCACTGCTGTAGCTAAAGCTAGAGATATTGAATATATAGAATATGATCAGCTATTAACCAAGCATTCTCTGACTGATGAAGAGCGTAACCAAATCCATAAATATGTCCTCAGACAAAGGTATGGTATTACGGTTACTCCTCTACTAAAATTGCAAGACGAAAAAGGATATTATGGACAATTATTAACTCACTATTATCTCACCCATGAAAGCGAGTATTTTCATGTCCGAGATCAGCAAGAATGGCATCAACAATTATCTTGGGGTGATGGTCAAGTTTTCCTTCCAGATTTAAAAACTTATACTCTGAAAGTTGAGGCAATGCGAGCATTAGGAATGCTACAGTTTCTGGAACAGGATCGAAAATTTACTGTAAATGATGCAGATTTAATTCTTTTAAGAAATCTAGCTTCGCACAATAGTAAACATATTAAAAGAGTACTCGGTATTAATTTTGTGATAGAAAACGAGCGTGTTTCAATAATTACAATTCTCAGCCGACTGTTAAATTTGTTAGGCTTGAAGCTAAAGCGGGTGAATGATGTTTACCAAATCGATCCTGAAACGCTTTATGATAGTAGAGAAATAATATTTAAAACTTGGCAGCAACGAGATGAGTTGATGTTAGCTCACCTCAAGAATGTTAGCGGTGAAATTAGAAATATTTCTCTTGTTGATTATTCATCACAAAGGAATTCATTCGCTCTACAAACTTAG
- a CDS encoding AGE family epimerase/isomerase, which yields MVHNFKELAKLYKNALLNNVLPFWETHSIDWEQGGYFTCLDSQGKVYDTDKFIWLQNRQLWTFSMLCNQLEKRETWLKIASNGANFLAQHGRDTDGNWYFALTRGGQPLVQPYNIFSDCFAAMAFSQYALASGEDWAKSVAIAAYNNVLRRQDNPKGKYTKTYPGTRPMKSLAVPMILANLTLEMEWLLPSETLENVLAATVQEVMTDFLDQERGLMFENVAPDGSHIDCFEGRLINPGHGIEAMWFIMDIARRRHDTKTINQAVDVVLNILNFAWDSEYGGLYYFMDVNSNPPQQLEWDQKLWWVHLESLVALAIAYRLTKREICWEWYQKMHDYAWPHFADPQHGEWFGYLNRRGEVLLNLKGGKWKGCFHVPRALYLCWQQFEALSSESV from the coding sequence ATGGTGCATAACTTTAAGGAACTGGCAAAACTTTACAAAAATGCACTCCTAAATAATGTCCTGCCATTTTGGGAAACACACTCGATTGATTGGGAGCAAGGTGGCTATTTCACTTGTCTTGATAGCCAGGGTAAAGTGTATGACACTGATAAATTTATCTGGCTACAAAATCGCCAATTATGGACTTTTTCCATGCTTTGTAACCAGTTAGAAAAACGAGAAACCTGGTTAAAAATTGCTAGCAACGGTGCGAATTTTCTGGCTCAACATGGCAGAGATACCGATGGTAACTGGTACTTTGCGCTAACCCGTGGAGGTCAGCCACTGGTTCAGCCCTATAATATTTTTTCTGATTGTTTTGCTGCAATGGCTTTTAGCCAATACGCCCTCGCCTCTGGTGAAGATTGGGCGAAGAGTGTAGCGATCGCCGCTTACAATAATGTTCTGCGTCGCCAGGATAACCCCAAGGGTAAGTATACAAAGACTTATCCAGGTACACGCCCCATGAAATCCTTAGCTGTGCCGATGATTTTAGCTAACTTAACTCTAGAAATGGAGTGGCTACTACCCAGTGAAACGTTAGAGAATGTCCTAGCTGCAACTGTTCAAGAAGTGATGACCGATTTTCTCGATCAAGAACGGGGGTTGATGTTTGAAAATGTTGCACCTGATGGTTCTCACATTGATTGTTTTGAAGGACGGTTAATTAACCCTGGTCATGGTATCGAAGCCATGTGGTTTATCATGGATATTGCCCGTCGTCGCCATGATACAAAAACAATTAACCAAGCTGTGGATGTGGTGTTAAATATCCTCAATTTTGCTTGGGATAGCGAGTATGGCGGGTTGTATTACTTTATGGATGTAAACAGTAATCCGCCGCAGCAATTGGAATGGGATCAAAAACTGTGGTGGGTTCATCTAGAGTCTTTGGTGGCGTTAGCGATCGCTTATCGTCTCACAAAGCGTGAGATATGCTGGGAGTGGTATCAAAAAATGCACGATTATGCTTGGCCGCATTTTGCCGATCCCCAACATGGTGAGTGGTTTGGCTACCTGAATCGACGTGGGGAAGTGCTGTTAAATCTCAAAGGCGGGAAATGGAAAGGCTGCTTTCACGTACCCCGTGCATTATACCTTTGTTGGCAGCAGTTTGAGGCGTTGAGTTCGGAGTCAGTTTAA
- a CDS encoding Uma2 family endonuclease, with protein sequence MVVTPKRFTIDEYHQLIELGFLKEGDRIELIRGELTQMVAKGTPHTFCTNRLCRQLDRLLGDRAVIRGQDPITLSNQSEPEPDVVIARGTEEDYLAHHPYPQDIFLVIEVSDTTLNYDQTTKLELYAEAEISHYWIVNLLARQLEVYSQPYQNAQDDFNYLSKQIILPHQSVSIPGFEDVLLELSRIFPNL encoded by the coding sequence ATGGTTGTTACCCCCAAGCGATTCACCATTGACGAGTATCATCAACTGATTGAACTGGGTTTTCTCAAAGAGGGCGATCGCATCGAATTAATTCGCGGAGAACTGACCCAAATGGTAGCGAAAGGAACACCTCACACATTCTGTACAAACCGACTTTGTCGTCAATTAGATAGATTGTTAGGTGATAGAGCAGTTATTCGTGGACAAGATCCTATCACCTTGTCCAATCAAAGTGAGCCTGAGCCAGATGTTGTCATCGCACGCGGAACAGAAGAGGATTATCTTGCTCATCATCCCTATCCTCAAGATATTTTTTTGGTTATCGAAGTTTCAGACACAACGCTAAATTACGACCAAACAACGAAATTAGAACTTTATGCAGAAGCAGAAATTTCTCATTACTGGATAGTCAATTTGCTAGCCCGTCAACTTGAAGTTTACAGCCAACCCTATCAAAATGCTCAAGATGACTTTAACTATCTCAGCAAGCAAATTATTCTTCCTCACCAGTCAGTTTCCATTCCTGGTTTTGAAGATGTCTTATTAGAATTAAGTCGAATCTTTCCCAATTTGTAG
- a CDS encoding DOMON-like domain-containing protein, translating to MNEQTFSLQPFPFSPAEPDLKIVGSISRNANLLVINYLLLGDIKKVAIAPPSDTPARKHQLWANTCFEFFIGVKNSPQYWEFNLSPTGKWNVYRFDGYRQGMQEETAFAALPFSVQHFSDSLAIALNVNLAQIIPPENPVEVAITTVIKHTDGELTYWALTHPGTEADFHQRDSFTIEL from the coding sequence ATGAACGAACAGACATTTTCTTTGCAACCTTTCCCATTTTCCCCAGCAGAACCTGATCTGAAGATAGTGGGAAGCATCTCCCGCAACGCAAATCTACTGGTGATCAATTATCTGCTTCTTGGCGATATTAAAAAAGTGGCGATCGCTCCACCATCAGACACCCCAGCGCGAAAACATCAACTCTGGGCAAATACTTGTTTTGAGTTCTTTATTGGTGTGAAAAATTCCCCTCAATATTGGGAATTCAACCTCTCTCCCACTGGAAAATGGAATGTCTATCGCTTTGATGGGTATCGTCAAGGAATGCAAGAGGAGACTGCTTTTGCCGCACTGCCATTTAGTGTCCAACATTTTTCAGACAGTTTAGCGATCGCTCTTAATGTTAATTTAGCTCAAATCATTCCACCAGAAAACCCCGTAGAAGTTGCCATCACCACCGTCATCAAGCACACAGATGGTGAATTAACTTACTGGGCCTTAACTCATCCAGGCACAGAAGCTGATTTTCACCAACGAGATAGTTTCACCATTGAATTGTGA
- the gndA gene encoding NADP-dependent phosphogluconate dehydrogenase — MTLQSFGVIGLAVMGENIALNVERNGFPIAVYNRSREKTDAFVAQRAGGRNVVASFTLEDFVASLERPRKILVMVQAGKPVDAVIQQLKPLLDEGDIIIDGGNSWFEDTERRTQELEPLGFRFLGMGVSGGEEGALNGPSLMPGGTQSSYEYLSPIFNKIAAQVDDGPCVTYIGPGGSGHYVKMVHNGIEYGDMQLIAEAYDLLKNAAGLDHNQLHEVFTEWNTTDELNSFLIEITSNIFPYIDPDTKLPLVDLIVDAAGQKGTGRWTVQTALELGVSIPTITAAVNARIISSIRDERIAASKQLTGPSGKYDGSTKEFINKVRDALYCSKICSYAQGMALLSTASKTYNWNLTLGELARIWKGGCIIRAGFLNKIKKAFDENPALPNLLLAPEFKQTILDRQTAWREVIITAAKLGIPVPAFSASLDYFDSYRTARLPQNLTQAQRDYFGAHTYLRTDKPGSFHTEWVPITESKK, encoded by the coding sequence ATGACCCTACAAAGCTTTGGTGTGATTGGTTTAGCCGTTATGGGCGAGAATATCGCTCTAAACGTCGAGCGTAATGGCTTCCCAATTGCAGTTTACAATCGCTCCCGTGAAAAAACTGATGCCTTCGTAGCACAGCGTGCTGGAGGACGGAACGTTGTAGCCTCCTTTACCCTAGAAGACTTTGTCGCTTCATTGGAACGTCCCCGCAAAATCCTTGTCATGGTGCAAGCTGGTAAACCAGTTGATGCGGTGATTCAGCAGCTAAAACCTTTGTTAGATGAAGGTGATATCATCATTGATGGTGGCAACTCTTGGTTTGAAGATACAGAACGGCGGACTCAAGAGTTAGAACCCCTGGGATTCCGGTTTCTCGGTATGGGTGTCAGTGGCGGTGAAGAAGGGGCGCTAAATGGCCCATCACTTATGCCAGGTGGTACACAAAGTTCTTACGAGTATCTCTCACCAATTTTTAACAAAATTGCTGCTCAAGTAGATGACGGCCCTTGCGTAACATATATTGGCCCTGGTGGTTCTGGTCACTATGTCAAAATGGTACACAACGGTATTGAGTATGGCGATATGCAGCTAATTGCTGAAGCCTACGACTTACTGAAAAATGCCGCTGGACTCGATCATAATCAGCTACATGAGGTGTTTACAGAATGGAACACCACAGACGAACTAAATTCGTTTTTGATTGAGATTACATCCAATATCTTCCCTTACATTGACCCTGATACCAAGCTACCCTTGGTTGATTTGATTGTTGATGCAGCCGGTCAAAAGGGAACTGGACGTTGGACTGTACAAACTGCTTTGGAATTAGGTGTTTCTATTCCCACTATCACAGCAGCAGTGAATGCACGGATTATCTCTTCCATTAGAGATGAACGGATAGCGGCATCTAAGCAGCTCACAGGCCCCAGTGGCAAGTATGATGGCTCTACCAAAGAGTTTATCAACAAAGTCCGGGATGCTCTCTACTGCTCCAAGATTTGTTCTTACGCTCAAGGAATGGCGCTGCTATCTACTGCTTCCAAGACCTATAATTGGAATCTGACTTTGGGCGAATTGGCGCGGATTTGGAAAGGTGGTTGTATTATTCGCGCTGGCTTTTTGAATAAGATTAAGAAGGCTTTTGACGAAAATCCAGCATTGCCTAACTTGCTATTAGCCCCCGAATTTAAGCAGACAATCCTTGATAGACAAACAGCTTGGCGGGAAGTGATTATCACAGCCGCAAAACTGGGAATTCCAGTACCAGCATTTAGTGCATCTTTGGACTATTTTGACAGCTATCGCACCGCTCGCTTGCCTCAAAACCTGACTCAAGCACAACGCGACTACTTCGGCGCACATACCTACCTGCGTACCGATAAGCCTGGAAGTTTCCACACCGAATGGGTTCCTATTACTGAATCTAAGAAGTAG